The sequence AGGCCGCCGAGCACGCGGGTCGAGTGCGGCAGCACGTAGCGCCGGTAGTCGGCCTCGGAGAGCGCGCCGGCCCAGGAGTCGAAGAGCTGCACCGCGGAGACCCCGGCGTCGATCTGGACTCGCAGGAAGGAGAGCGCCACCTCGGCCAGCCGGGCGCAGAGCGCGTGCCACAGGTCCGGGTCGCCGTACATCAGCGCCTTGGTCTTCGCGTGGGTACGCGACGGCCCGCCCTCGACCAGGTAGCTGGCCAGGGTGAACGGGGCGCCGGCGAAGCCGATCAGCGGGGTGTCGCCCATCTCGGCGACGAGCAGCCGGACCGCCTCGTCCACGTAGGACACGTCGTCGCGGGTGATCGGGCGGATCCGGTCGACGTCGGCGACGGTGCGGACCGGCTCGGCCACCACCGGCCCGGTGCCGGGCACGATGTCCAGGTCAACGCCGGCGGCGGCCACCGGCACCACGATGTCGCTGAAGAGGATCGCCGCGTCGACCTTGTGCCGGCGGACCGGCTGGAGGGTGATCTCGGCGACGAGCTCGGGGCGGCGGCACGACTCCAGCATCGCCACGTTGGCCCGGATCTCCCGGTACTCCGGCAGCGACCGGCCGGCCTGCCGCATGAACCACACCGGCGTGTGCGGCACGGACTCGCGCCGGCACGCGCGGACGAAGGGAGACTGGGCCGGCCCGCCGTGGCGAGGCTCTCCGTGTCGGGCAGCGGTGCCCGTGGTGTCGGTGCTCATCGCGGCAATCGTGCCACGCCGTCCCGCCCGACCCGCCGCCCCCGTCACCTTTTGTGACGTACAAGGAGGGGCCCCCGGTAAACGCCTGCGGTAGAGGAGGGTTCCCTTCCAACACGCCGCGGCCGCTCGGCGTGCCGTTACGCCGCGCGGGACAGCGGCGGCATAGGCTGCCGGCATGGCCCCTCCGATCGCGCCTCCGGAAACGTTCGCTCGCGCGGTCGCCGGATTACGGTCGGTGACACCCCGCGCCGAAATCGTGCTGGAGGAGGTCGGTGCCCCCCAGCGCCTGGCCCCGTACGCGTTCGCGCTCGCCGCGGCGGTGCTCCGGGACGATGACGAGGTGGCCACCGGTCGGCTGATCCTGCTCCACGACCCGGCCGGGCACGAGGCCTGGCAGGGCACCCTGCGGCTGGTCACCTACGTGACCGCCGAGCTGGAGGTGGACCTGGCCAGTGATCCGCTGCTGCCGGGGGTCGGCTGGACCTGGCTGACCGACGCGCTGGACGCGCAGGACGCCCGGCACCGGGCGATCGGCGGCACGGTCACCCAGACCCTCTCCACCCGGTTCGGCGAGCTGGCCGGGCCGCCCGCCGCCGGGGACATCGAGATCCGCGCCTCGTGGACGCCGCTCGGCGTCGACCTGGCCCCGCACCTGCTGGGCTGGTGCGCCCTGCTCGCCTCGACAGCCGGCCTGCCGCCACCCGGCGTGACGGCCCTGCCGTCCCGCCGGTCCGCCGGCGCCGCCTGACCGCTCGCGAGTCGGGTGCCGGGCCGCCCCGGACGACCGGAGCGGCCCGTGGGACGAGGCCCGTCAGAGGTAGTTCTCGGCCTCGTCGCAGACCTTGTCCAGGCCCTTGCTGGCCTTGTCGAAGGCCGCCTTGTCGCCCCGGGACGCCGCGCTGAGGGCGCTGGTGAGCTTCTCCAGGCAGTTGGCGATGACCTTCTTCTGCCGGGCCTGCTCGTCCCGGTCGTTCTTGGTGCCGGTCAGGTTCTGCTCGGTGTCGGCGAGCTTGTCCCGCACCGTCTGGAGGTCGGTCGTGAGCTTCTGGATCTCCTGCCGGTTCGCCGCGATGGTGCCGTCCCGCTGGCTGACCTTCTGCTCGGCGACGTGCAGCTTCCCGTTCGTGGTCACGTAGAGGCCGGTCATCACGCCGCCGAGGACGAAGAGCAGCCCGGCGACGAGCGCGAGGATCAGCGCGGCCCGCCCCTTGCCGGCGCGCGCCGGGGGTGCCCCGTACGGCGGGACCGCACCGGGCGGCGCCGACATCGGCTGCGGCCCGAAGCCAGGACCGGACACCGGCGGAGCGGACATCGGCGGAGCGGACATCGGCGGCGTCGACGTGGGCTGCGGGTAGCCGGGCGCGGAAACCGGAGCGGAGGCGGGCCCGGGAACCGGGGCTGAGCCGGGCGCGTACGGACCGGGGACCGGCGGGACGGAGACCGGCGGGACGGGCTGGGCCACCATCGGTTCGGGCCTGCCGTACTGCTGCGGCACCGGCTGGCCGGCCGGGAACTGCTGACCGGCCGGGAACTGCTGACCGGCCGGGAACTGCTGAGTCGGCGGCTGCTGACCGGCCGCGAACTGCTGTGCCGGCGGCTGCTGGGCGGCCGGGAATTGCTGGGTCGGCGGCTGGGCGGCGGGGAACTGCTGAGGTGCGGGCCGGCTGGCGCCGGACGGGCCGCCGTACACGGTGCCGCCCGGCGGCTGGGGCGGGTAGCCCTCCGCTCCGGTCGGTGGCTGGGACATGTCGTTTCCTCCAGGTTGCTGGTCCCGCGGGTGGCCCCGACGGGCGAGAATTCCGCGAATCAACGGGGCCGGGGCCACGTCTGAGGATGTGGGAGGCGGTCAAGGCGACCGCTCGGCGCTGGTCAGCAGAGTTTGAACAGGTCGCAGGCGGTCTTGATCGGCACCGCGAGACCGATACCCTCGGCGTCCCGGGCCTTGGCGGTGGCGATGCCGACGACCTCCTTGGCCCCGTTGATCACCGGTCCGCCCGAGTTGCCGGGGTTGATCGGGGCGTCGAACTGGATCACCGGGCCCGAGCCGTCCTCGTCCTTGCGGAACGCGCTCACCACTCCGGTGGTCACGCTGTCCTGCAGGCCGAGCGGAGCGCCGACCACCACGATCTGCTGCCCGGACCGGACCGGCTCGGCGGCCGCGACCAGCCCGGTGAACCGGGCGCTGGTACGCAGCTGGGCGAGGTCCTTGTCCTTGTCGACCTTGACGACGGTGGCCTCGAAGCGCTGGCCGGTCCGCTCCAGGAAGACCTTCCGGCCACCGGAGTCGTAGACCGACTCCACCACGTGGAAGTTGGTGAGCAGCGTGGTGCCGCCGCCGGTCAGTGGCTTGCCGATGGCGAAGGCCGTACCGGTGAAGTCGCCGGCCCGGACGCGGAACACGCTGGGCAGCACGGCGCTGGCCACGGCCTCCGGGTTGAAGGCGGCCCCGGCCTGCTTCTCCAGGGCCTCCGCCCGCTGCTCCAGGCCGTCCAGGCGGCGGCCGTCCGCCCCCTGGGCCTCGGCCAGCCGCCGGTCAGTGGCGGCGAGCCGGTCGTTCAGCCGGAAGATCTGGTACGCCTGCACGCCCGCGATCAAGGCCAGCACGACAGCCAGCGCGAGCGCCACCACCGGCAGCCGACGCCGGCCGCCGGAGCCGGCCGCCGGAGGGTACGCGGGCGCGGCGGCGGCCTGCGCCGGGTAACCCGACCCGGAGACCGCCTGCCCCGGATACCCCGGCCCGGAGACCGGCTGCCCCGGCAGGCCCGGCACGGCAGCAGGCTGAGCCGGCTGGACGGGCACGGCAGCAGGCTGGCCCGGCACGGCAGCGGGCTGGGCCGCGGGCCACCCGCCCTGGCCGTGCGGGGCAGCGGCGGCGTGCCCGGCCCACTGCCCGCTGTTCGCCGCCGGCGGCCAGGTGGCCCGGTTGGCCGGCCCGACCGGCTGACCCGGCACCCCAGCGGGCTGACCGGGGACCCCACCGAGCTGGCTCGGAACGCCAGCGGGTCGACCTGGAACGCCGGGAACGGCGGCCGGGGTGGCGAAGCCGCCAGCCGGCCCGGCCGTCGGAGTGGCGTCGGTCACCCCGTCCCCGTTCTGCCCCGGCATCCCGTCGCCCGCCCGGTAGCCAGCCGTCATGATCGCTCAATCCTCCCCGTGTACGCCCCGTTCGATGCCGCTCGGCGGCCTCGGCGCCCACGGCTCGATGGACCGTACCGGCGGCGAACGGGGTTTGTCTCCCCCGTTGTCCGACCCTGTCATGCCGCGCCGCCCGGCCCGGCCACGGCACCCGCCGGTCATCCGGCCGACACACGGCGGACCGGCTGCGCACACCGGATCCCCCGGCGAACTAGGGTTGTCAGGTGACCGACGAACCACCCCTGCGCCGTCGGGCCGCCGAAAGCCGTTCGGGAGAGGCGTCGCCCCACCCGTTGTCGGCCGCGCCGCAGCCGGCGGACGCGGGGACCGAACCCAGCACCGGCGGGCCCGTGCCGCTGACGGCACCCCGCGAAGGCACCCCCGCGCCGGCGGCCACGCCGAGCGAGCTCGACGAGGTCGTGGCGCGCTTCGCCGCGGGCACCGGCCCGGTGGCCCTGGACGCCGAGCGCGCCTCCGGATACCGCTACAGCCAGCGGGCCTATCTCGTGCAGCTACGGCG comes from Micromonospora viridifaciens and encodes:
- the hemE gene encoding uroporphyrinogen decarboxylase — translated: MSTDTTGTAARHGEPRHGGPAQSPFVRACRRESVPHTPVWFMRQAGRSLPEYREIRANVAMLESCRRPELVAEITLQPVRRHKVDAAILFSDIVVPVAAAGVDLDIVPGTGPVVAEPVRTVADVDRIRPITRDDVSYVDEAVRLLVAEMGDTPLIGFAGAPFTLASYLVEGGPSRTHAKTKALMYGDPDLWHALCARLAEVALSFLRVQIDAGVSAVQLFDSWAGALSEADYRRYVLPHSTRVLGGLADAGVPRIHFGVGTAELLGAMGEAGADVVGVDWRTPLDVATRRIGPDKAVQGNLDPAVLFAPWSVVEAEVRRILDEGRAAPGHVFNLGHGVLPETDPDVLTRVVALVHELSARPVE
- a CDS encoding DUF3000 domain-containing protein, whose protein sequence is MAPPIAPPETFARAVAGLRSVTPRAEIVLEEVGAPQRLAPYAFALAAAVLRDDDEVATGRLILLHDPAGHEAWQGTLRLVTYVTAELEVDLASDPLLPGVGWTWLTDALDAQDARHRAIGGTVTQTLSTRFGELAGPPAAGDIEIRASWTPLGVDLAPHLLGWCALLASTAGLPPPGVTALPSRRSAGAA
- a CDS encoding trypsin-like peptidase domain-containing protein gives rise to the protein MTAGYRAGDGMPGQNGDGVTDATPTAGPAGGFATPAAVPGVPGRPAGVPSQLGGVPGQPAGVPGQPVGPANRATWPPAANSGQWAGHAAAAPHGQGGWPAAQPAAVPGQPAAVPVQPAQPAAVPGLPGQPVSGPGYPGQAVSGSGYPAQAAAAPAYPPAAGSGGRRRLPVVALALAVVLALIAGVQAYQIFRLNDRLAATDRRLAEAQGADGRRLDGLEQRAEALEKQAGAAFNPEAVASAVLPSVFRVRAGDFTGTAFAIGKPLTGGGTTLLTNFHVVESVYDSGGRKVFLERTGQRFEATVVKVDKDKDLAQLRTSARFTGLVAAAEPVRSGQQIVVVGAPLGLQDSVTTGVVSAFRKDEDGSGPVIQFDAPINPGNSGGPVINGAKEVVGIATAKARDAEGIGLAVPIKTACDLFKLC